The genomic segment CTGCCGAGGACTCAGATCTTATTCCCGCTGGGAGTCAAATGCAACACTTGTCCCGGCTTTAGCAGTGCACCGTCAGAGCCCTCCGGCTCCCAACCTCACGCCCGTTCTTTTGGGCCATTCCAGGTGCCGCTGCACAAGCAAAATCACTCGAGAGCTGAGACGTGTGGGGAGTGACCTGCAGCCTGCGAGGTGGGACCCTGAGTCCTCAGCACCACGGGCTGTGTCCTGTCCTCTCCCATCCTTCTGTTCTGCCTTTTGGGACCCCAATTCTGATCGAGAAGGAAAAGCAACCTCACATCTCCAGGAGGAAAGATGCTTGTAGAGCATGCAAGATGCCTACAGAGCAGAAACATCATAAATATGATAAGTTAATACCAATAATCTTTGTGCAGCGAGGTATGAAAATGAGAAACCTACATTTCGTGCCGCAATAAACTTGTTTTCTGTCTGGGCATTCAATCCTGTTACTTGGAAAATtcgttgtttaaaaaaaaaagcagcagcaagtaGTTATTGAGAAGAATGATAAGAAGTAGGGAGGCTAGATGAACTAAAACAGCTGTGCtgttcttgggaaaaaaaaatggaagaagttATTCTAAATCAAAGTAAAAGTGTGTGTTTTAAATAACTGTGAAGGGACGTGCCTGAAGGCAGACGGAGCCTCTCCAAACCAGCATTTATGTCCTGGGGGGCAAGAACGGCCAGGCAGGCGGGAGGAAGCTCCAGctggactgggatgggactggccGGCCCGAGCTGCGCGCTGAGAGCTGTGCGCTGAGAGCTGAGAGCTGCGCGCTGAGAGCTGAGAGCTGCGCGCTGAGAGCTGAGAGCTGTGCGCTGAGAGCTGAGAGCTGTGCGCTGAGAGCTGTGCGCTGAGAGCTGAGAGCTGTGCGCTGAGAGCTGTGCGCTGAGAGCTGAGAGCTGTGCGCTGAGAGCTGTGCGCTGAGAGCTGCGCGCTGAGAGCTGAGAGCTGTGCGCTGAGAGCTGTGCGCTGAGCGCTGAGAGCTGTGCGGGCAGCGCACCTCCCGCTGACAAACACAGCTCCTCTGTGAATAACTCCTTCAGGCCCTCTTCTGGCTTTTACTAGAATGTGAGTGAGCTGTTTGGGTACTCAGAGCTTCGGGCAAGCgtctatttattatttaaatgtaaatacagcaAGATCAACTTCAGTTCTACTTAACTGCAAAACAACCCACCGCTAAGCGTATTGTTACATAAGCCCTAATATGATGAgttttattattacatttttctctttttaaaaacatttctctggCTCCTGGGGCTGAGCAAAACATCCTCCCTGCACGCTGGAAAGCAGCCGAAACGCAAAGCCCCCAGTTCAGCAAGGTAACCCATGAAAATGGATACTGGCTTTCAGGAAGGCAGCACCCTGGGGAAAGCCAGAGTGGGACATCGaggcattttttcctttagaatcCTTCAGTGGAGACAGCAGGAAGGTACCTAAATGGAAACTGGCTGCAGAAATATGCTCTGAGATGACACAAGGAGGAACTGATAGTGAATTCATGTCTATGGTGGAACAAAAAAGCTCACAGCAACTTACTCCTCCTGACCTGCTGGGCACAGCACACCCAGAACTGTGTCCATGCAGATGTTTCCCCTAGTTTGTCACAATCCAGACACCACACAACaactgctgctggcagcaggacaAGAGCTGACCCTGCGGCGACAAAGGGGACGTTAACGTACACCTACCTGGCTCCTGCGCTGACCACATAGAAAGGATCTCTCACCATGGGGCCAAATTCGCTGTTTTCCCTTCTCAGCAGGTCCTGGAGAGCAAAGAAAGCGTTAACAGcaagcaaaaagcaaaccaaagtaACAAAACATTGATGCTGCCTAGTAAGAAAGTACAGCATTTGCCATATACAGATGGGAGGCAAACTCTGGCATGGTGTCCTGCCTGCCAGCACCCTGTTCCTGCCTAAAATCCTGCTCACCGTTGTCAGGGGGACCGGGTGCTCATCCCCCGTGTTTTCCAGGCAAGCAAGAAGCCGAGGCGCCTCTGGCGCAGCCTTAACCAGGACGCTAAAGAGTGAATAACCTGGGCCAGCCCGGTGCCAAACCAGCACTGACATGCGGCAGAGATGCTGAATGAACAAAGCCACAGTGCTGAAAACCATCACAAAGTCTGTCACTCGGTTCTTTTGAAAGCCAAAGCGCAGGAACTACCTCTTCTTTAGGCATTTATGTCATCTAAAACCAGAGAAATTCTGCAGCTGAAATACCTTTGTGAATCTGCCTCTGTGTGCCCCAGAGGTCCCACCACAGGACACCAGGCTATTATGAGACATGAAAGCCAACGCTAAGCCTGCTTTTCAAGAGCTGGTATTCTCCCCCGTGCGATCTTTTAGCATGGAGCATTTCAGCGCCCCCTCCCCACACCCTCAGCAGTTCGCTGCTCTGGTCAGCGTGGCCGCAGAGGAGGGGGAGCGCAGATCCTGATTTAGGAGATACGCAGCCTGAGAGACtgaaaaagcagagggaaggagGCTGAGAATGTGCTCTGGAGACTGAGAGCTAATAATTCCACACGGCTATCAATTGCCTTATATCTTTAAACAAATTCCTACAGTGACACTGCAATGTGATTTACATGCAGCCTGACAGGAACATTATACACTGTACGCAAGGCCCTGAAAAACATACAGCGAGGCGGAGAAGTCGGCTGCTGCACTGGAAATACACATTTCCcacaaaaaacctgaaaagggtaaaacaaaaaataaatcacctcGTTGCTTTGGCTTTGTCCCCCACTTCTATAATTGTGGATTTGTATTGGAGACAGTTCAGAAATGCCTAATTAAGAGAGCGCTTAAACATATACTTCCCTTTCGAACAGACACTTCCAGattggtgtgtgtgtttgcagtcCAACACGCCTTCCTGAGCTAGGATGCAAGAACAGCTTTTTCACAAGTGCCTTGCTGCCTCTGGGACTAAATCCTCATTGCAGAAGCAGACACAACAGATAACAGCAAGGGCTGCTCTGGCGCTCCTGGGCCTGAGCGGAGCCCCGCGGGCGAGTCTGCACAGCTGCTCCCCCGCTCCCCCGACCAGCGCCCAACGGGCAGGAGCTCGGCCTGAAAACCTGGCAACAAGGGGGAAATAAAGACCTCAAGAGCTACCCTGTACGTGCCCTGCCCAAGGGAGGGGTTGGGCTAAAACTGAACTAGGGCTGTGTGTTGTCCAGCCTGCCACTGAAAAGTacattttagtgatttttccttttccagatgcttgtttttgttgctgctctgcctgttcCAGGAGGCAGAGAAAAGCTGCAGCTTGGCCTTCGCCCTAACTCCTTCTTAAGGACCGTCCTCCTACTAAACACAAGTGTGACAAAATCGCACAGATGAGCCTGATGCCCAGAGCCTCCTTTACATTACGTGACCCCGTATCACTTTGCTGCAGCCAGATACTCTGTTCTTGGGCCAGTAGCAAGTGCAGGAGTAGAAGGAGTTGTGTTTGATCTCAGCTGCCCAGTAAATACGCCAGACTGTCCAAACGCTCAGGCTATTTGGAGCGAGGAGCCTGTCCACACGCTCTGGTtgtttcctccctctctccgtGCTGAACGGAGCCTGGTGTGGAAATGGGGATGGGGCAGCAAATAACCCATTTGTGACCTCAGTGCCATGTTCCCAGCTGCCAAGCAGGGGACATGGAAAGAGTGGCCAGGGTCTCTGCTAAGTTTTCTCTGCAGTGTCTCCCTCCAGGGCTGGAGGCAAAACATAACGATTACCTGGCAGTGCCTGTGCTGAGCATCTCCCAGCTGTGTCAGGCACAGCCAGAGCAACTGCCAGCggcctctcagcttctctgcttCACAGCAGGAAAGCTGGGGAAGGCAGAAGAGCAGCAACAGCGTGTCACCACCTTCACGCCACCAGAAAGGTGCTCAGTGCTGAGCACAGGACGCCTCGGATGGgatgtcagcagcagcaggaacacacaCACGTTACCAGCAGATGTACTGAAATCCCAGCACCTCTGGAATCCCTGAAACAGCCCCAGCAACGAGAGCTGAACAGAAGCGGTACCCCACAGGCGAACATTTACAACAGCATGCTGGCAGTTTAAACGCGATAACTGGTCTCTATCTCAACATGCAATTATAATAACTTCTCTCTAACCAGCACAGTAATTGACTGAACATCACCCTGCTCTCTGACATCCCCTCTCTTTCCCTGGTTCAGAGGGCACCACTTGACTGAATGTACAATCCAGTTTGCACATACCTGGTGTTCCTTATCTGCCGTGGGAGACGATCTGGAACGTACATGCACAGGGACTTTCTGATTGTCGTACCTATCGAGCAAGTCTTCCACAGACATGGATTTCCCAGATTTCCTGGTGCTCGAGCGTCTTTCAAagccctgctcctgcttccCGCAGCGCGGCTGGCCCTGCGCGCCCAGCAGGTCTGTCTGTGTGCCTTTGCTGAGCTCTGCTTTGGCTCTGGAATCCCGGCACCTGTCCGTTTTCAGGCGGCTTGTGACCGAGCTGTCCTTCCgccctttcttcttctcatctCCGCTCACGTCGAAGCAGCCCATCAGTCCAGGAGGAAGGGTGGAAGATATCCGCCCCGTCCTGCACACCTGCTCTAGGGACTCTCTCCGGCGGTACAGGTTCTGGTCCTGCAGGGAATTCATGCTGGAGGCGGAGGAAAGGCTCTGGCTGTCTGGGCCACCTGCCTGTAGGTAGGAGCTGTGGGAGCgctccctcagcagccccaCGTCCTGCGAGGACGGCCGTCTCCCTGTTTTGCGCTGCATGTAGTCAGCAAGGGcgctctgctggagctgcttgAGCTCCGGCTTGGAGATGCTGGCTGTGGAGGAAGTTTTGCCATCCCTTTCAAAGATCTTACGCCGATCAGCCACCGTATTCTCTGGGAAGACAAAATGGAGCCCTTTCTTCTGGAAGGAGAAAGGTGACTGGTCCCCGTCAGAGATGCCCACCTCATTCATCTTCTCCGGCTCTGAGTACGACCGCTTCTTCTGCTCCGCCGTCAGCCGCCTTCGGCCCCCGATGCGCAAGATGTGCTGCGCCTTGGCATAGTCCATGGCGGAGAGGCTGCTTTCTGTCGGCGTGACGCTGTGCCTCTCCTTCGGGGTGTGCGGCGATGCAGCCGTGCTCCTCATGCCCACGTGGGCCGAGGCGGGCCTCTGCGCGGTCCTCTTGGGTGTGCTCCCAAACGGGGGGCTGATACGGCGGAACGAAGTGGCCCTCAGCACCCTGGACTGAGCGTCTTTGATGCTGTTCCTGTAGGCCCTGTTGAACGGTGTGTCCAGCTGCGAGCCGTGGGCATCCTGGATGTTGTCCTTCCACAGGACCTCCTTCTCCGGCTCCTCTCCCAGCTGGAACGTGCTTTTACTCCTTGGCAGCTGAGCCGTCCTTACTTGCACCTTGCTTTCAGGACACAGGCTGTAGCATTCGCTGGCTCTCGCCTGCTTCGCCGAAGCCACCATCTGCAGCTCCACGGGGCGCCAGTCGAGCTCTTCAAGCTTCCCGTTCCTGACGGAGGGGCTGGAGAGCCTGCCTGGCTCAGCGGGCAGGTGGCCGGGCTCGTGGAGCTTGCCCCGCGTGTCCTCCAGGCTGTTGAGAGAGGACCTGGTGCCCGAGGGCTGGCTCGCCCTGCTTGGCCCGTAGTGCTGGCCGAAGCTGGGCACGCCAGCGCTGGAGGGCCGGTGAGTGCTCTGCTCTCGCTGCTCAAACTTGCTGACCTTCTCCAGCACCGAGCAGCGGGGCTTGCTGGGGTCTGGTTTGCCGTAGGGAAAGCTTTGGGTGCTGCTAGAACTGAGCCGGCTCCTCCCAAAATCAGAGGCCTTTGGGTGCTGCGGCGAAGGGGGCTCTTCGCATTTGGGCTCAGCAGCATGGAATGGGGCTGTGCTCATGCCCCCCTCTTCCTGACTCCCAAAGGCCTGTGTGTTCATGTCACTCCACTGTCTGGGCCCCTGTTCCCTGTGATCCTTCTCCTCTTTACAGCTGCTGTTCAAGAAGGACAGTCTGGTGTTGCAGTAGCCCTCGCCTGGCTGCATCTCTCTTAGCTCGGAGCTGCTTTGCCTCCTGGAACTCTCTGGGATGTTCTGCAAGGAGGAGAAGCCATACTGCTTGGCCGTGCTGTGACCCCACTGGTGATGAGCAGCAGCGTCTCTCTCGTTTATCTGTGCATTACCATTTTTGTCCTCCTGGGATTCGGCCACCCAGTCCTCTTTGGGCTGGTAATGGGTTCTTCTCTCACCAGCATCCCTCAGCTGCGGCTGTGGAGCTTGAAAGCTGTGTTTGGGTAACAGCTCCTCCTTTCTCGATGTGGTCAGACAGACTTCTGGGCCAACCGAGCTAGAAGGTTTTTGCTGGAGAAGTTTTGCTGCAGCATCGTGCTTTTTCTCAGCAGCTAGGGACTGGTAGAAGACAGCTGATCTGTTTGTAGTGCTTTGGTTTCCATTCTCATCAAAGCCCAAGGTGCTGCTGGCTACAGCCTTTGAGACTGGAATGGGTGGCGAGTACCCGCTTTCTTTGGCCAGAGCTGGATAAAGCGTCCCGTTATTGCTTGCCGAAGGCTGGGGCACCTGGGCGTAGTGCGGCTCTGGGGAAGGTACCGGGTAGACACCAGTaggcagcaggggctgccctggctgggaGTAGCTCTGCTTGGGCTTCACGGTGGGGCTGCTCTCTGGGCTCTTCTCCACCACAGTGTGCAGAAGCCCTTCTGCAAAGGGGCTCTTCAGCCCCTGGGAGAGAGTGCTGACAAGCGGAGGCCACGTCCCTTTCGGCTGGCTTCGACTGGGCTTGCTCAGGTCAAGGCCAGCGCAGGAGCTGGGCCTCTCGTGGTGCCTGATGGCCGCGTAGCTGTCGCTGCGGGCGGGAGGCAAAGGGGGCCCCCTGGGGGACTGGTTCTGGCTGTCCGAGGAGCCCTGGGCTGGCTGTGCCCAGGAGGGAGCTGCGTTGTGCCGGCCGAAGCCGTGGAGCATGCCGCGGCCACGACCGTCCAGCGGGGCACGGGCCTCGCAGCTCGGGAGCAAGGCGGAGGACTTCACCTCGTACTCCTCGGAGATCCCTCGCTGGGCGTCGTAGACCGTCCTGACGTACCTGATGTCGGCTTGCCTCATCCCCTCCTGCGGGCCGCCGCGGGGGTGCACGCTGTCCGTGGAGCAGGAGTGCTCCTTGCCCAGCAGAGGAGCGGGATACTCAGGGATGCTGGAGTTGGTGGAAAAGGAGCTGTAGGCAGAGTCTCTCTTGCTGTGGAGGTGGGAGAGCTGGTCGATGCTGTTGGTGGATTTGGCCGGGGACAGGTGACAAGGGTAGTAGGCAGGGGAGGAGTGGTCCAAGCTCTCCATGCTGCCCCGGGAGCTGTACTGGTCGGGACTTCTCCTCAGATAGCCATGCTCGTAGCCAGAGAGATCGCTGGTTGAGGAGCTGAGGAAGAGCGAGAGCAGAGTAAAAACCCACTGTCAGCAGAGGAGAGGCACAACAACTTATAAGTGAGCTCAGAAGCAAGATGTTTAGTTTTGAGAAGTGCAGACGAAACCCCATATTTGGGCCGTACTCCATCCCCTGTTTGCAGTCATCCCAGTTCACCAAGAGGAACTACTTGACATTGCAACACATGGCTCTTATTTACCACAGAAGGGTGGGAGGGAAATGCAGACAGAAAGACAGCGCATCTCTGGAGCCAGGGAGGATCAACCCCACCCATCAGACCTATCCAAGGCACTTGGAAAGCTGAATGAGCGCCGCCGCcaccgaggaggaggaggagagcacGAGAGGCGTTCTGCGGGGAATctaatctctttctttttttcccatttcatttctttttatggAGATGAAGGCTATGCCCTGGCAGGCTTCCTGGAAATTCAGCTGTCCCAAGGATAGTTTGTCTGCTGTGAGAAAACTAAACTGACACGACAGAGAAGTGATGCGCGTGTTTGTGCGTGGAGGCAAGTGGGGGTGCAGCAACAGCAACAGGCTGAGGACGCCCCAGGAAGGCGTCACCGCCACCCAGCAGGTGCACGTGCGCCTGGAAAGGTCCTCAGCACGGGTACTGGAAGAGGACTTGTGGCCTCCAGAGATGTGTTCGTGAAGAAGGATATTCAGAGGTCCTTCTATCAGCTGGAAGAGAGCTCCCTGTGCAGGCCACGTTTCTCTTTACATCTCACATGGGgatattaaaaatgcatctgcagttTGCCCTTGCTAGTTTATCCTCCCAGATTTGAGCAAATGCCCTTGGACTGGCTTGAGGATTtcactttccttccttctgttcCCAGCTCCCCTCCCTTAGACAGAGCTTTCTCTAGTCCCTCGCAGCTACATTTGCAGACCTGGCagagggaaagaggagggagagggagagggagagggagagggagagggagagggagagggagagggagagggagagggagagggagagggagagggagagggagagggagagggagagggagagggagagggagagggagagggagagggaactTTGGCACGGGGAAAGGCAAAACTCAATTTCTGTGTGCTTTGCTTCATTGGGTTAAGACCCAAACCTGCTCCACGCAGTGGGGGATGCGCAGCAGGCCTGGGAATTGAGGAGCCAGCAAATGCATTTGGTAACAGCCCCTCGCTAACAAGTGTCTGCTGAAGAGCCTAAGGCTTGCTCCAGATCATATCCCAGCGCAGTCACTTCCACGCTGCTGGACTGACACCCCGAGCCCAAAGGACAGCAAGGAGAGGGCTGCCAGGGACAAGCAAAGGCAGAAGGAATCCTGCCTGCAAGGGGAAACAGCAGCATGTCCGCAGAGACACGCAGAGGAACACAGACACAGGCAGAAAACTGGCAAAACTCAGAATAAGGCCGGTTTCCTCCCTGAAATGCAGcactctcttttagtttaacaAAACTGATCTCCCTGGCAATGCCCGGCCCTGGCCAGCTGGCCACTAGATGTTCCCCGTGCTCCTCCTCAGGCACCCGGGAGACACGGCCCCTGCCAAAGgctgtgcaggagctggggtggGGAGCAAACCCCGCAGTGGGAAGCGAATGTGCTGCAGCACCATCTGTGCTGAAGAATCTAACGTGCTTTTTTTTCAGCCACTCCCTCACTTTTGTTACTgccctgttttattttccctccccCCTGCCAAGGCTCGGTCTCACCTGTACAAGAACCAGGGCTTAAATCCCAGTGGCTACAGGGAGTTTGCTGCTCCAGAAACGCTTCTGCCTTCCCAGGGAAAACCCTCCATGGGCAGAACTTAAACTCGTCCCCCTGAAGATGAGCCAGGGCTTATCATCAAGTGCATTTTGGGGCCGCTCAGGGGAGCTGAGGGGTATCGGGATCCGCAGAAAGCTTCCTGTCCTGACAGCGGGCTCCCATCTTGGCAGCAAGAGGGATTTTTCAAGCAATACACTGCCAAGCTGTTAATCACCTCACAGAGCACTCTAAGGAGGAGAACAAGGCCACTTTATCTGGGTACCCAAACAGGAACCAAAGCCTCCCTCTCTCCTATCCCACCCCTGGCTGTGTGTAAACCGTCCAGCTCTATGGAGGCAACTGGTAACATTTTTCTACCACATCTTTTATCCCCTTCCTTCACTCCTGTGCTCCAGATTTAAACCCCAATCTTGTAAGTGGTGCCATCACGACACATCCTTGGGCCCGACGCAGAGCCTCCCCGAAGCCAGCGTGACACTACAAATAAGGAAGGACACAGGACTCGGGGACTAATTGAGAAGCATGTGAGCTTTGGAGGTTGATTTCTACACCTGCGGGACAAACGTAAACCCAGGGCAAATGCTGCTAAACCAAAACCGCTTTACACCTCTGGCTACGCAGCGCAGGACCGGAGCCGTGCAGCGCTTACCTGGAGTGGTAGGACTGATGCCAAGGGGTGCCAAGCGTACCCTGAGATATTTGCATCATGCTGGGATCGGGCTGGTTCTCCGCAAGTTTGACTGAATGCCAGGAGTGAGGTCGGCCTGGAGTTTCACTCCGCCTGCATGAAAGCAGAAGGATTTTGCACATCAGCAACAGCCCAGCTCTTCCAGGGAAGATGAACGTGAAGTAACACCAACAGCCACATTTAAAATCGCTCGCGGTCACTTCTGCTTCactatatttttgtcttttccacGTGAATCAAGCAGGAACCACGTGCCGTTCCTGGTATTCACACAACCCGCTCCCCATCGTGTCTGCAGGGCAACAGGCGTGGGCAGACAAGGGGTTACCACCGAGCGGggccttcccctcctcctcccagccagGAGCTTTGCCCCTGGGCCACTCACAGGGAGCACCTTCCCGGCTGGCGGCCGCACGGGATGGCGACGGATGCTAAAGGGCCCCTTTGCTCCAAAGGTTCCCTCCGCTCTCAAGCAACGGCTGGCAAAGTCATCTAAAGAATCAAATACCGCGAGGGGGTGGGAGCCCTCACGGTGCTGTTTTGATCTCTCCTCAAGTGCTGCTAAAAACGCAGGAAGGGAGGTGAGGAGCAAGCGCCAGCTGTCCCCCGCAGCGCCCGAGCGGGCGCCGCTCGGCTGGCCCGCGCCGGGGAAAGCCAGCGGCAGCTCTCGGGAGGAAAACAACACCGACAACCTTATTTAAAGCACATAATGGTGCAATGGAAAGTCAAAGCAGGGGATTAGCGATCAGGTCCCTGAGCATGCCGCACAGACTCTCCTTCGCCCTGGCCTTTGGGCTTGGCCTTAATCCTCTCTCTGCTTCCCACAGGGAATCTCTCCCCCTGCTCTAGCGCTCGTCTCCGCAGTTTCTAACTCTTCCTGCGAGAACGAGGGGCAGCACCGCTCCTGTACAACGCCGAAGATCCACGTGTGACAGCCTGCAGGACAACCTCGACCACCTAGAAAGCATAAATGCAAGAAGAGGATGTGACACATCTCTAAAGTCTTTGTCTCACTGAAAATTCCACAGCACAGCATGTCCTGAGTAAAGCAGTAAAGAGATTAAAACGCCCTCTTGTCAATGTCAACCAGACACCTAAAGAGGACTCTCCCAGTACTGCCCAAGACTGTGGAAAGATATAGGAAGGCATACAAACTAAAAAACGATAGGGTCAAATCCTTCAGTGGCACAAGTTAACATGGGCACCAGCTGACGTTCTACAACACAGAAAAGCATTGGCAGAAAGTGAGAGGTAGAACCATTTCACCAGCAGGTTTTCCACAGGGGTTTCATCAGCAAAGGTCATTCACTCATCAGctaggagaaaaaagaaaagggcacATTTCTCCTTTTAACGCTTGTTGTGACAGGGTTGTCTCAACGAGAGCCGAGCGGGAGGGCGAGCTGACCCAGCAGCGTTCCGGCACTGCACGTGGAGGCGTGTGTAGAACAGAGCGCTTTGGGTACGACCCTCGCCCGGGGAGCCTGGACGCTGCCGGATGGGAAGCTGACAAACTGTTTGTTGGGAACAACCCACATCCTTGCCTTTTCCATTGCAGACACTGAAAGACTGCCTTTGTACCTTCGAGTAGTCCAATCCCCCAGCATTATTGTTTTGCTTGCGAAAGCACACTGAATGATCACAAGCAAAGCACATTATCCCTTGATTTGCTCAGTAAAAAGCTGCAAGGGAGCTGTGCAGCCAGTCTTTCGAGCCACGGGTATTTTAAACGCTTTTGGTTGTTATCCTTGTAATAATACCACACGTGGACAGTGAAGCTGTGAATTTCAGTCAGAAGACACGCTGTCCCAGCTCAGCGCGGGATAACCTTGCATTGTTTCCACACCTACCTGACCCTGCAAACGTGGATTAAGGGTAACCGAATCCGGGGCGAGCTTAAGCCAGGAGAGGAAGCGCTGGGTGCACACGATCGCCAGCTCGTGTTGCAGGTGAGCTGCGAGGAGGCGGCAGGATGGACGGACGGGGGGTCTGCGCACACGCGCACCcaaaggcagagaacagagggCTGGATCCTGTCCCCGCTGAATCGACCAAAGCACTGTCCCCGGGACGGAGCTCGGGGGGTGTAAAGAAAGGCACAGCCGGCGCTGTCTGTGCCTGCCTGTGGGCGCTGGGGAACGCGGACAAGTCCCTCGCTCCAGCCTTCGGGAACACCTGAAAATAGAACCTCGCTTCACACTGCTTCCTTCGGCTTAGTTTATGGTTATTATTGCTCAATTAGGCAGGACTGGAACTGGAGTGTAATGTGACAGTGAGCACCACGGTGGCTACAGGAGAACAGCTATCTCCTATTTCAGATCTGGGGGGAGCTGAACACGGTTAATCCGCCAATTTTGCAACAGCTTTTGATTACGCTTGCTTTACTGCAGAGCACAAAAAGCCATACAAACTAGTGCAAGACCAAACTCTTTTGGCAAGTAGGGCAGAACTGCCTTCGTAAGGCCCGAAACGTCAGATCCTGATTCACCCAGACCAACAGGCTGAGGGATAAAACTTGCAAATGCAGCAGCTAATTCCTGACTTAAGACAAATAAATCATCGTATCTTTAACTGGCACAAATTTGGTGTAGCTCAGTCATTT from the Columba livia isolate bColLiv1 breed racing homer chromosome 4, bColLiv1.pat.W.v2, whole genome shotgun sequence genome contains:
- the SHROOM3 gene encoding protein Shroom3 isoform X10, translating into MQPNLHAFRKILAFWTASPRRSETPGRPHSWHSVKLAENQPDPSMMQISQGTLGTPWHQSYHSSSSTSDLSGYEHGYLRRSPDQYSSRGSMESLDHSSPAYYPCHLSPAKSTNSIDQLSHLHSKRDSAYSSFSTNSSIPEYPAPLLGKEHSCSTDSVHPRGGPQEGMRQADIRYVRTVYDAQRGISEEYEVKSSALLPSCEARAPLDGRGRGMLHGFGRHNAAPSWAQPAQGSSDSQNQSPRGPPLPPARSDSYAAIRHHERPSSCAGLDLSKPSRSQPKGTWPPLVSTLSQGLKSPFAEGLLHTVVEKSPESSPTVKPKQSYSQPGQPLLPTGVYPVPSPEPHYAQVPQPSASNNGTLYPALAKESGYSPPIPVSKAVASSTLGFDENGNQSTTNRSAVFYQSLAAEKKHDAAAKLLQQKPSSSVGPEVCLTTSRKEELLPKHSFQAPQPQLRDAGERRTHYQPKEDWVAESQEDKNGNAQINERDAAAHHQWGHSTAKQYGFSSLQNIPESSRRQSSSELREMQPGEGYCNTRLSFLNSSCKEEKDHREQGPRQWSDMNTQAFGSQEEGGMSTAPFHAAEPKCEEPPSPQHPKASDFGRSRLSSSSTQSFPYGKPDPSKPRCSVLEKVSKFEQREQSTHRPSSAGVPSFGQHYGPSRASQPSGTRSSLNSLEDTRGKLHEPGHLPAEPGRLSSPSVRNGKLEELDWRPVELQMVASAKQARASECYSLCPESKVQVRTAQLPRSKSTFQLGEEPEKEVLWKDNIQDAHGSQLDTPFNRAYRNSIKDAQSRVLRATSFRRISPPFGSTPKRTAQRPASAHVGMRSTAASPHTPKERHSVTPTESSLSAMDYAKAQHILRIGGRRRLTAEQKKRSYSEPEKMNEVGISDGDQSPFSFQKKGLHFVFPENTVADRRKIFERDGKTSSTASISKPELKQLQQSALADYMQRKTGRRPSSQDVGLLRERSHSSYLQAGGPDSQSLSSASSMNSLQDQNLYRRRESLEQVCRTGRISSTLPPGLMGCFDVSGDEKKKGRKDSSVTSRLKTDRCRDSRAKAELSKGTQTDLLGAQGQPRCGKQEQGFERRSSTRKSGKSMSVEDLLDRYDNQKVPVHVRSRSSPTADKEHQDLLRRENSEFGPMVRDPFYVVSAGARSTTKKERSHSEKMAFTSYYPHPHRSSDIATGSATLTENHKLSELSRPDSRTSAFVPSPTEARSHYPEQKQGFKPLFLNLIPSGSSQSSLNTPTQTPSDFQTAGPRQHHAKRDAGPPEGSGNVQAQSFDAVQDRFPETPTEEMMWRRKAGPLHRSLPPKVVWAHLVKDNSYSRAVMPPPAAGLKFSQRWQSLPTHSSTSSDPDTPSPQGTTHLRISESALQLTPPALLQDDDDDEVFVMPSQPAPSISPLLPSHPPPALSSCPSASGEEEFPPLPPPAVLQESGAAGDKSARLTEEAAASSFQSFPKALAEREVTELGTSVGENSRSLSPPASKRTSSPSAVDKQHQLPAGSEGAQSSDRELTTPPEGNRSDPAVTGESETSSLDTGTPSAAPPATTKTKTPEDIKSEALAKEIIHKDKSLADILDPDSKMKTTMDLMEGLFPSGTSLLKENNMKRKMTQKKAGRTVTTEDTKEEKETPVTLVTCPAYYSVSAPKAELLNKIKDLPEEIGEEEELLDINEKKAELIGSLTHKLEILKEAKEGLLADIKMNNALGEEVELLISQLCKPNEFDKYKMFIGDLDKVVNLLLSLSGRLARVENVLSSLGENANSEERSSLNEKRKLLAGQHEDARELKENLDRRERVVLEILGNYFSEEQLQDYQHFVKMKSALLIEQRELDDKIKLGQEQLKCLMESLPTDFTPRDATAAAALAAALATSAGAGGKTPPAASSL